One window of Dermacentor albipictus isolate Rhodes 1998 colony chromosome 9, USDA_Dalb.pri_finalv2, whole genome shotgun sequence genomic DNA carries:
- the LOC135912732 gene encoding gamma-interferon-inducible lysosomal thiol reductase-like, whose translation MKRARTGGSLSRVFAVLIFVWCASALVTGVPASATNGSRYESGSETDDNDQNGGSLSGKNYRKAHVNVIEAPGKNVTKTTKTTTTTTTTTTTTTTTTTTTTRRPSISVVTVTKKVRVVVVYESHCPYSRRFIYGQLLPTFLKMNKFMNLTILPFGKARVDNVSAAVPRFTCQHGTNECMGNMIETCVVHVVKKQMTVVKILACMSQSYQPHLAGQKCVEDTGVKWSKIQKCVTNKGTRYLLETGLATWKIQSYVARVPLVVVDGEMDNYVEYYAQKDLMKLMCEHLPYDDYRVSPCAAVGK comes from the coding sequence ATGAAGCGTGCTCGAACCGGCGGCTCTCTGAGccgagttttcgcggttttgatCTTCGTGTGGTGCGCCTCGGCGCTGGTGACTGGAGTTCCTGCTTCTGCTACCAACGGCAGTCGTTACGAGTCTGGGTCAGAAACCGACGACAACGACCAGAACGGCGGAAGTCTGTCGGGAAAGAACTATAGGAAAGCGCACGTTAACGTCATAGAGGCGCCTGGCAAGAACGTGACGAAGacgacaaagacgacgacgacgacaacgacgacgacgacaacgacgacgacaacgacgacgacgacgacacgtAGACCCAGCATCTCGGTCGTGACGGTGACGAAAAAGGTGAGGGTGGTCGTCGTGTACGAGTCGCACTGCCCCTACAGCCGGCGCTTCATCTACGGTCAGCTCCTTCCCACGTTCCTGAAGATGAACAAGTTCATGAACCTCACCATCTTGCCGTTCGGCAAGGCCCGCGTCGACAACGTCAGCGCCGCGGTGCCTCGCTTCACCTGTCAACACGGCACGAACGAATGCATGGGCAACATGATCGAGACCTGCGTAGTGCACGTGGTGAAGAAGCAGATGACCGTCGTGAAGATCTTGGCCTGCATGTCCCAGAGCTATCAGCCCCACCTGGCGGGCCAGAAGTGCGTCGAAGACACGGGGGTGAAGTGGTCGAAGATTCAAAAATGCGTGACCAACAAGGGAACCCGCTACCTGCTCGAAACCGGCCTGGCGACGTGGAAGATACAGTCCTACGTCGCCCGGGTGCCGCTGGTCGTCGTCGACGGAGAGATGGACAACTACGTCGAGTACTACGCCCAAAAGGATCTCATGAAGCTCATGTGCGAACACCTCCCGTACGACGACTACCGCGTTTCGCCATGTGCTGCCGTGGGCAAGTGA
- the LOC135912731 gene encoding uncharacterized protein — MGAAAEADTAQLCPEAQRPQRIAAKYVCVAGSLVALVLLALALSYPISSILFGGKRLDDVYKNASVDENEIDDTAPHGYRPTRDGFKPVVSETEERPPRPSTPASTTESTTTTTTPSTTTTTQPTTTSTTTTTTPSTTTTTQSTTASTTTMTPETATEQPSTEGSTRRRRRSHRDVPENTTAVSPANGTSRIRPWLNRTRGTATPGYVLYEVSMRKVSIQVVYECLCPRSRRFIVSQLLPVYEMLREYMHLTLLPFGRARVENGSRSSGGDGSNNTAAANNGNGTEGSDGTENATSSISTESPDSTQASTDSANTTDADSRGNSSDHNSTSSPTIRCPRGSRECHANMVQTCVMRHVEETLTAVRIIACMSRHPDPHRVGRRCVEQYGLEWHLVDQCVTAEGKLLMLDMGRKTWLITASVNSTPLVRIEGEMSHVIQIEAQTNLLGLMCERLHNRHEACRGRGNATTTAEDGLVGNDTSTTATPPLNTTLTPSTSC, encoded by the coding sequence ATGGGTGCCGCGGCTGAAGCTGACACCGCGCAATTGTGTCCGGAGGCCCAGCGGCCCCAGCGCATCGCGGCCAAGTACGTTTGCGTAGCCGGCTCTCTGGTAGCACTCGTGCTACTCGCGTTGGCCCTGTCTTATCCGATCAGCAGCATCCTGTTCGGCGGAAAGCGACTGGACGACGTTTACAAGAACGCGAGCGTCGATGAGAACGAGATCGACGACACTGCTCCCCATGGCTACCGACCGACGCGAGACGGATTCAAGCCGGTCGTCTCGGAAACCGAGGAACGGCCGCCGCGTCCTTCAACGCCCGCGTCGACTACGGAgtccaccaccaccacaactaCGCCGTCAACGACAACCACAACGCAGCCTACGACGACCAGCACGACCACCACAACTACGCCGTCAACGACAACTACAACGCAGTCTACTACGGCCAGCACGACTACGATGACCCCGGAGACCGCGACGGAACAGCCCTCGACGGAGGGCAGTACCAGGAGGCGCCGAAGGTCTCATCGCGACGTGCCCGAAAACACGACGGCGGTATCGCCGGCGAACGGAACGTCGAGAATCCGGCCGTGGCTCAACCGCACCAGAGGCACCGCCACACCCGGCTACGTTTTGTACGAGGTCTCCATGAGGAAGGTCAGCATCCAGGTGGTCTACGAGTGCCTCTGCCCGCGCAGCCGCCGCTTCATCGTCTCTCAGCTGCTGCCCGTGTACGAGATGCTGCGGGAGTACATGCATCTCACGCTTTTGCCCTTCGGCCGAGCCCGCGTCGAGAACGGTAGCCGAAGCAGTGGCGGTGACGGTAGCAACAACACCGCCGCCGCCAACAACGGCAACGGCACCGAGGGCTCTGACGGTACGGAGAACGCAACAAGCAGCATCTCTACCGAGAGCCCCGACAGCACCCAGGCCAGCACAGACAGCGCAAACACCACCGACGCCGACAGCAGGGGCAACAGCAGCGATCACAACTCGACGTCCAGCCCCACCATCAGGTGCCCCCGCGGCAGCAGGGAGTGCCACGCCAACATGGTCCAGACGTGCGTCATGAGACACGTCGAGGAGACGCTGACCGCGGTGAGGATCATCGCCTGCATGTCCCGGCACCCCGACCCGCACCGCGTCGGCCGGCGCTGCGTCGAGCAGTACGGCCTGGAGTGGCACCTGGTGGACCAGTGCGTCACCGCGGAGGGCAAGTTGCTCATGCTGGACATGGGCCGGAAGACGTGGCTCATCACGGCCAGCGTGAACAGCACGCCCCTGGTGCGGATCGAGGGCGAGATGAGCCACGTGATCCAGATCGAGGCGCAGACCAACCTGCTGGGACTGATGTGCGAGCGCCTGCACAACCGTCACGAGGCGTGTCGTGGCCGTGGGAACGCTACAACGACCGCGGAGGACGGGCTGGTCGGAAACGACACCTCGACCACTGCCACTCCGCCGCTTAACACGACTCTGACCCCGTCGACGAGCTGCTGA